The Candidatus Angelobacter sp. genome contains a region encoding:
- a CDS encoding 3-dehydroquinate synthase has translation MYVIKVPLGVRSYTISIGGDLLPRLGHECKRLYFGPRCAVIADRNVAAHYGREAVQSLEASGFEPVLVTVPAGETAK, from the coding sequence ATGTATGTGATCAAAGTGCCACTCGGCGTGAGGAGTTACACGATCTCGATTGGAGGCGACCTGCTCCCACGCCTGGGACACGAATGCAAGAGGCTGTATTTCGGTCCGCGTTGCGCCGTGATCGCCGACCGCAATGTGGCGGCACATTATGGCCGGGAGGCGGTGCAGTCGCTGGAGGCATCCGGCTTCGAGCCGGTGCTCGTTACGGTCCCGGCAGGCGAAACCGCGAAGAG
- a CDS encoding SCO family protein: MDIRMTLGALTAVLLVGGLVSCGRNNSTRAPSAGADDSQTATQIFAVKGVVKELQADGRMIVIKHENIPDYMPAMTMPFETRDTNELAGLKPGDQVSFRLLVTQKDSWVDQITKTGSTNITEPPTETFRRVRLVEPLNVGDAMPDYPFTNELGAAIRLSDFKGQALAFTFIYTRCPLPNFCPRMSDNFSEAARKLAAMPGAPQNWHLLSISFDPGYDRPEVLKNYARRYQPDTNHWDFATGALIDIDAITEQFGLMFPREGGGFVFNHNLRTVVVDARGKVQKVFTGNQWKVDELVEEMVKAAAAK; this comes from the coding sequence GTGGACATACGAATGACTCTTGGAGCATTGACAGCGGTGCTGCTGGTCGGCGGCCTGGTTTCCTGCGGCCGAAACAATTCCACCCGGGCGCCGTCCGCCGGGGCGGACGACTCGCAGACCGCCACACAGATTTTTGCAGTCAAAGGAGTGGTAAAAGAACTGCAGGCGGACGGACGGATGATCGTCATCAAGCACGAGAACATCCCCGATTACATGCCGGCGATGACCATGCCGTTCGAAACAAGGGACACCAACGAACTGGCCGGACTGAAACCAGGCGACCAGGTGTCGTTCCGCCTGCTGGTCACGCAAAAGGACAGCTGGGTCGATCAGATCACGAAGACGGGATCGACAAACATCACCGAACCGCCGACGGAGACGTTCCGTCGCGTGCGCCTGGTGGAGCCGTTGAACGTGGGCGACGCTATGCCGGATTATCCATTCACGAATGAACTGGGCGCGGCGATCCGCCTCTCCGATTTCAAGGGACAGGCCCTCGCGTTCACCTTTATCTACACGCGTTGTCCGTTGCCGAATTTCTGCCCGCGAATGTCGGACAACTTTTCCGAGGCGGCCCGGAAACTCGCTGCGATGCCCGGCGCGCCCCAAAACTGGCATTTGCTTTCCATTTCCTTCGATCCCGGGTATGACCGGCCGGAGGTGTTGAAAAACTACGCCCGACGTTATCAACCCGACACGAATCATTGGGATTTTGCCACCGGGGCATTGATTGATATTGACGCGATCACCGAACAGTTCGGGTTGATGTTTCCCCGTGAAGGCGGGGGCTTTGTTTTCAATCACAATCTACGAACGGTGGTGGTGGACGCGCGCGGCAAGGTGCAGAAAGTTTTCACCGGCAACCAGTGGAAGGTGGATGAATTGGTGGAGGAAATGGTCAAGGCGGCGGCGGCAAAGTGA